A window of the Gossypium arboreum isolate Shixiya-1 chromosome 2, ASM2569848v2, whole genome shotgun sequence genome harbors these coding sequences:
- the LOC108462965 gene encoding transcription repressor OFP6, with protein MSSNKKKLVLNTVSVSLGCSSSCRKPKLTSFFNPKPKLKLKIKPKSHSLCNNYSSSSSSTKKTTHCSFSENETGTSFSPGTDTAMYWDMDIDTDGPNSANKCSMATVRGFGHVGGDSLAVEKDSDDPYLDFRQSMLQMILEKEIYSKDDLKELLNCFLQLNSPYHHGIIVRAFTEIWNGVFSVKSGSGTGTSPEMLFGLRPRQF; from the coding sequence ATGTCAAGCAACAAGAAAAAGCTGGTTCTGAACACAGTTTCAGTGAGCTTAGGCTGCAGCAGCAGTTGCAGGAAACCCAAGCTGACAAGCTTTTTCAATCCAAAACCCAAACTGAAACTTAAAATCAAACCAAAATCTCATTCTCTTTGCAACAATTACTCTTCTTCAAGTTCATCCACCAAGAAAACAACCCATTGTTCCTTCTCTGAAAATGAAACTGGTACCTCTTTTTCTCCAGGTACAGACACTGCTATGTACTGGGACATGGATATCGACACAGACGGTCCGAACAGTGCTAACAAGTGTTCAATGGCGACAGTACGAGGTTTTGGTCATGTCGGAGGTGACAGCTTGGCGGTGGAGAAAGATTCTGATGATCCTTATTTGGATTTCAGGCAGTCAATGTTACAAATGATATTGGAGAAAGAGATATATTCTAAAGATGATTTAAAGGAGCTTCTCAATTGTTTCCTGCAGTTGAATTCGCCTTACCATCATGGGATCATTGTTAGAGCTTTCACCGAGATCTGGAATGGGGTATTCTCCGTCAAGTCTGGTTCCGGCACCGGTACTTCGCCGGAGATGCTTTTTGGGCTTAGGCCACGACAGTTCTAG
- the LOC108463147 gene encoding transcription repressor OFP15 → MGKKIKFPFLSNAKNNIVRQPKSSWQWPSCHQPRTLSFRTDNNTTLFKTINSAYLDAIIIADENETPPSDDCLETVIRGLRSDRLFFKPGETSSIMEEATKPSEEDDEEEEEEEDGLPFKESVVLSMESRDPYVDFRESMEEMVEAQGLNDWEELEQLLCWYLKANGKCNHGFIIGAFIDLLVGKLTIVSSNPKSDNCSPSSPLSFYTSSSSSSSSSSSEDCSSATINEAVKEIDDNSCHCLFEADNKKEMIIIEGNEEDDASSLFDVCDSSY, encoded by the coding sequence ATGGGGAAGAAAATCAAGTTCCCTTTTCTCTCCAATGCCAAGAACAACATCGTACGACAACCTAAATCCTCTTGGCAATGGCCATCTTGTCACCAACCACGAACCCTCTCTTTTAGAACTGATAACAACACCACCCTTTTCAAGACCATCAACTCAGCTTACTTAGATGCCATTATCATAGCCGATGAAAATGAAACACCCCCATCCGACGACTGTTTAGAGACTGTCATCCGTGGTTTAAGGTCTGATAGGCTGTTCTTCAAGCCTGGTGAAACCAGTTCAATCATGGAAGAAGCAACAAAACCAAGTGAAGAAGAtgacgaagaagaagaagaagaagaagatgggtTGCCTTTTAAAGAAAGTGTGGTCTTATCAATGGAGTCACGAGATCCATACGTTGATTTCAGGGAATCCATGGAAGAAATGGTTGAAGCTCAAGGGTTAAATGATTGGGAAGAGCTTGAACAACTCTTGTGTTGGTATTTAAAAGCTAATGGGAAATGTAACCATGGGTTCATCATTGGTGCTTTCATTGATTTACTTGTGGGAAAACTCACCATTGTTTCTTCTAACCCAAAATCTGATAATTGTTCTCCTTCTTCTCCATTATCTTTTTACacttcttcttcatcttcttcatcttCGTCTTCCTCTGAAGATTGTTCTTCGGCAACGATTAATGAAGCTGTGAAAGAGATTGATGATAATAGCTGTCATTGTTTATTCGAAGCTGACAACAAAAAAGAGATGATTATTATTGAAGGTAATGAAGAGGATGATGCTTCTTCTTTATTTGATGTTTGTGATTCTTCCTATTGA
- the LOC108464579 gene encoding ubiquitin-conjugating enzyme E2 variant 1D — translation MTLGSGGSSVVVPRNFRLLEELERGEKGIGDGTVSYGMDDGDDIYMRSWTGTIIGPHNTVHEGRIYQLKLFCDKDYPEKPPSVRFHSRINMTCVNHETGVVEPKKFGLLANWQREYTMEDLLTQLKKEMAAPHNRKLVQPPEGTYF, via the exons ATGACGCTTGGCTCAGGAGGATCCAGTGTTGTGG TGCCTCGGAACTTCAGATTGCTGGAGGAGCTTGAGCGTGGAGAAAAAGGTATTGGAGATGGTACTGTCAGCTATGGAATGGATGACGGAGATGACATTTACATGCGCTCTTGGACTGGCACCATTATTGGTCCTCATAAT ACTGTACATGAAGGTCGAATCTATCAGCTGAAGCTGTTCTGTGATAAAGATTATCCAGAGAAGCCACCAAGCGTCCGTTTTCATTCAAGAATCAACATGACTTGTGTTAACCACGAAACTGGAGTG GTGGAACCAAAGAAGTTTGGACTTCTTGCAAATTGGCAGAGGGAGTATACCATGGAGGATTTACTGACACAGCTGAAAAAGGAGATGGCAGCACCACATAACCGAAAGCTGGTTCAACCTCCCGAGGGTACCTACTTCTAG